The Shewanella mangrovisoli genome has a window encoding:
- the mscL gene encoding large-conductance mechanosensitive channel protein MscL translates to MSLIKEFKAFASRGNVIDMAVGIIIGAAFGKIVSSFVADIIMPPIGIILGGVNFSDLSIVLQAAQGDAPAVVIAYGKFIQTVIDFTIIAFAIFMGLKAINSLKRKQEEAPKAPPAPTKDQELLSEIRDLLKAQQEK, encoded by the coding sequence ATGAGCTTAATTAAAGAGTTCAAGGCTTTTGCGTCCCGTGGCAATGTGATCGATATGGCGGTGGGTATTATCATCGGTGCCGCTTTTGGCAAGATAGTCTCATCCTTTGTGGCCGATATCATTATGCCGCCAATTGGGATCATCTTAGGTGGCGTGAATTTCAGCGATCTGAGCATAGTGTTGCAAGCCGCCCAGGGCGATGCACCAGCGGTGGTGATTGCTTACGGTAAATTCATTCAAACCGTTATCGATTTTACCATTATCGCCTTCGCGATTTTTATGGGCTTAAAAGCCATTAACAGCCTAAAACGCAAACAGGAAGAAGCGCCGAAAGCTCCACCAGCGCCGACCAAAGATCAAGAGCTGTTATCTGAGATCCGCGATCTGCTTAAAGCGCAGCAAGAAAAGTAA
- a CDS encoding putative quinol monooxygenase: MTTVTDYKINQQQLVCVASFLAKEGKTEALIAALASLIPDTRREAGCIRYELNVSRDEPRRVTFVEKFVDIAAFDEHCAKDAIQHYFHQVMPELVESFHVETYHQVIA, from the coding sequence ATGACGACAGTGACGGACTATAAAATCAATCAACAACAACTCGTTTGCGTCGCGAGCTTTTTAGCGAAAGAAGGTAAAACCGAGGCCTTGATTGCGGCGCTCGCTTCGCTGATCCCCGATACGCGCCGCGAAGCGGGCTGCATCCGTTATGAGCTCAACGTCAGCCGTGATGAACCGCGCCGTGTGACTTTTGTGGAGAAGTTTGTCGATATCGCCGCATTCGATGAGCACTGCGCTAAGGATGCCATTCAGCATTATTTCCATCAGGTGATGCCCGAGTTAGTCGAGTCTTTCCATGTGGAAACTTATCATCAAGTGATTGCTTAA
- a CDS encoding efflux RND transporter permease subunit, producing the protein MLQKAIEAAIKNRLLVVLALLAVVAASVAMLPKLNLDAFPDVTNVQVTINTAAEGLAAEEVEKLISYPVESAMYALPAVTEVRSLSRTGLSIVTVVFAEGTDIYFARQQVFEQLQAAREMIPSGVGVPEIGPNTSGLGQIYQYILRADPSSGINAAELRSLNDYLVKLIMMPVGGVTDVLSFGGEVRQYQVQVDPNKLRAYGLSMAQVSEALESNNRNAGGWFMDQGQEQLVVRGYGMLPAGEAGLAAIAQIPLTEVRGTPVRVGDIAKVDFGSEIRVGAVTMTRRDEAGQAQDLGEVVAGVVLKRMGANTKATIDDIDARINLIEQALPKGVSFEVFYDQADLVDKAVTTVRDALLMAFVFIVVILALFLVNIRATLLVLLSIPVSIGLALMVMSYYGLSANLMSLGGLAVAIGMLVDGSVVMVENIFKHLTQPDRRHLAQARSRADGEVDPYHGDEDGSAHAVEADNSMAVRIMLAAKEVCSPIFFATAIIIVVFAPLFALEGVEGKLFQPMAVSIILAMISALLVALIAVPALAVYLFKRGVVLKESVVLAPLDSAYRKLLSATLARPKLVMISALLMFAMSMVLLPRLGTEFVPELEEGTINLRVTLAPTASLGTSLDVAPKLEAMLLEFPEVEYALSRIGAPELGGDPEPVSNIEVYIGLKPIEEWQSASSRLELQRLMEEKLSVFPGLLLTFSQPIATRVDELLSGVKAQLAIKLFGPDLDVLSEKGQVLTDLVAKIPGAVDVSLEQVSGEAQLVVRPDRAQLARYGISVDQVMSLVSQGIGGASAGQVIDGNARYDINLRLAAEYRSSPDVIKDLLLSGSNGATVRLGEVASVEVEMAPPNIRRDDVQRRVVVQANVAGRDMGSVVKDIYALVPQADLPAGYTVIVGGQYENQQRAQQKLMLVVPVSIALIALLLYFSFGAVKQVLLIMANVPLALIGGIVALFVSGTYLSVPSSIGFITLFGVAVLNGVVLVDSINQRRQSGESLYDSVYEGTVGRLRPVLMTALTSALGLIPILVSSGVGSEIQKPLAVVIIGGLFSSTALTLLVLPTLYRWLYRHDKTSA; encoded by the coding sequence ATGTTGCAAAAAGCAATCGAAGCCGCGATTAAAAATCGGCTATTAGTAGTGCTGGCACTGCTTGCTGTGGTGGCCGCCAGTGTGGCCATGTTGCCCAAACTGAATTTGGATGCCTTTCCCGATGTCACCAACGTACAGGTGACCATCAATACCGCGGCCGAGGGCTTGGCCGCCGAAGAGGTGGAAAAGCTCATCAGTTATCCGGTCGAATCGGCCATGTATGCCTTGCCGGCGGTGACTGAGGTGCGCTCGCTCTCACGAACTGGCTTGTCCATCGTGACCGTGGTATTTGCCGAGGGCACGGATATTTACTTTGCTCGCCAGCAAGTGTTTGAGCAGTTACAGGCGGCGCGGGAGATGATCCCAAGCGGAGTGGGGGTGCCAGAAATTGGCCCTAACACTTCAGGTTTAGGGCAGATTTATCAGTACATTCTGCGGGCTGACCCTAGCTCGGGTATTAATGCCGCCGAGCTGCGAAGCCTTAACGATTACCTCGTCAAACTGATCATGATGCCCGTGGGCGGCGTGACCGATGTTTTATCCTTTGGCGGCGAGGTGCGTCAGTATCAAGTACAGGTCGACCCTAACAAGTTGCGAGCCTATGGTTTGTCGATGGCGCAGGTGAGCGAGGCGCTTGAGAGCAATAACCGCAACGCCGGTGGTTGGTTTATGGACCAAGGTCAGGAGCAATTGGTGGTGCGGGGTTATGGCATGTTACCCGCGGGTGAAGCAGGGCTTGCCGCAATCGCCCAAATTCCGCTGACCGAAGTGCGTGGCACGCCAGTGCGAGTGGGCGACATTGCTAAGGTCGATTTTGGCAGTGAGATCCGTGTTGGGGCCGTGACTATGACGCGCCGCGATGAGGCGGGTCAGGCGCAAGACTTGGGCGAAGTGGTGGCGGGCGTGGTGCTTAAGCGCATGGGCGCCAACACTAAGGCGACGATTGATGATATCGATGCGCGGATTAATCTGATTGAGCAGGCGCTGCCTAAGGGCGTGTCCTTCGAGGTGTTTTACGACCAAGCGGACTTAGTGGATAAGGCCGTTACCACAGTGCGTGATGCGTTGCTGATGGCCTTTGTGTTTATCGTGGTGATCTTGGCGCTGTTCCTCGTCAATATCCGCGCCACCCTGTTGGTGCTGCTGTCTATCCCCGTATCCATTGGTTTGGCGCTAATGGTGATGTCTTACTATGGCCTGTCTGCCAACTTGATGTCCCTCGGCGGGTTAGCGGTGGCCATTGGGATGTTGGTCGATGGCTCTGTGGTGATGGTTGAGAATATTTTCAAACATTTAACTCAGCCAGATCGCCGCCATTTAGCCCAGGCGAGAAGCCGCGCGGATGGCGAAGTTGACCCATACCATGGCGATGAGGATGGTAGTGCTCACGCTGTAGAAGCGGATAACAGCATGGCTGTGCGCATCATGCTGGCGGCGAAAGAGGTATGCAGTCCGATCTTCTTCGCGACCGCCATCATCATTGTGGTGTTTGCGCCGCTATTTGCGCTAGAAGGGGTTGAGGGCAAACTGTTTCAGCCGATGGCGGTCAGCATTATTTTGGCGATGATTTCAGCTTTACTGGTGGCCTTGATTGCCGTACCGGCACTGGCGGTTTATCTGTTTAAGCGTGGCGTTGTGCTGAAGGAGAGCGTCGTCTTAGCCCCCTTGGACTCTGCCTATCGCAAGCTGCTGAGTGCAACCCTTGCTAGGCCAAAGTTGGTGATGATCAGCGCGCTGCTGATGTTTGCAATGAGTATGGTATTGCTACCAAGGCTGGGCACTGAGTTTGTGCCCGAACTAGAAGAAGGCACCATCAACCTGAGGGTGACGCTGGCACCGACCGCGAGCCTTGGCACTTCCTTAGATGTGGCGCCAAAGCTTGAGGCCATGCTGCTGGAATTCCCCGAGGTGGAATATGCCTTGAGCCGTATCGGTGCGCCCGAATTAGGCGGCGATCCTGAGCCCGTCAGTAATATCGAAGTCTATATCGGCCTTAAACCCATCGAAGAATGGCAATCGGCTAGCTCGCGTTTGGAGCTGCAACGGCTGATGGAAGAAAAGCTCAGTGTCTTCCCAGGACTGCTGTTGACCTTCTCACAACCGATTGCGACACGGGTCGATGAGCTGCTCTCTGGGGTAAAGGCACAGTTGGCGATTAAACTTTTTGGCCCCGATTTAGACGTCTTATCTGAAAAGGGACAAGTGCTCACCGATCTGGTGGCAAAAATCCCTGGTGCTGTGGATGTGTCCCTCGAGCAGGTGAGTGGTGAGGCGCAGCTAGTGGTGCGGCCAGACCGCGCACAACTTGCCCGCTATGGTATCAGTGTCGACCAAGTAATGTCGCTAGTTAGCCAAGGGATTGGTGGTGCCAGCGCCGGACAGGTGATTGACGGTAACGCGAGATACGACATCAATTTACGCCTCGCAGCCGAGTATCGCAGCAGCCCTGATGTGATTAAGGATTTACTCCTTAGCGGCAGCAATGGCGCCACTGTGCGTTTAGGCGAAGTGGCCAGCGTTGAGGTGGAAATGGCGCCGCCGAATATTCGCCGTGATGATGTGCAGCGCCGCGTGGTGGTGCAAGCTAACGTGGCGGGGCGGGATATGGGATCTGTGGTCAAAGATATCTATGCGCTGGTGCCTCAGGCCGATTTGCCCGCGGGTTATACAGTGATTGTGGGCGGTCAGTACGAGAATCAGCAGAGGGCACAACAAAAGCTGATGTTGGTGGTACCTGTCTCCATCGCCTTGATTGCCTTGCTATTGTACTTCTCCTTTGGCGCAGTGAAGCAGGTCTTATTGATCATGGCGAACGTTCCTCTGGCATTGATCGGCGGGATTGTGGCGCTGTTTGTCAGCGGCACTTATCTGTCGGTGCCAAGCTCCATCGGTTTTATCACTCTGTTTGGGGTGGCGGTGCTCAATGGCGTGGTGTTAGTGGACTCGATTAACCAGCGCAGACAGAGCGGCGAGTCGCTCTATGACTCGGTTTACGAAGGCACAGTTGGCCGCTTACGCCCCGTGTTGATGACGGCATTGACCTCGGCCTTGGGCTTGATCCCCATCTTAGTGTCATCGGGTGTGGGCAGTGAAATCCAAAAGCCATTGGCGGTGGTGATTATCGGCGGGCTGTTTAGCTCTACTGCATTGACCTTATTGGTGTTACCGACCCTGTATCGTTGGTTATATCGCCACGATAAGACGTCAGCTTAG
- a CDS encoding LysR family transcriptional regulator, whose translation MDLNRVQIFAQVVEQGSFTGAAKALGLTKATVSRKIAELESDTGTQLLFRTTRALKLTEAGSSYYNRINKILSDLQSAENQLSAHQQLIKGNLKIVCPIELGQLFLGPIFAQFLTLYPDITIEAELTNRKVDVIEEGIDLLFQIADSSDTRLQSYSLVNAYKSLMASPSYLAEHGTPKVPQDLAKHKAIRLQSAHIEGAWKLFDGQSWVVIEPVTQLTVNNVTIAREAAIAGLGITAVPSIIAQEAIEKGYLVPLLDDYPMVQTKVVLSYPKRAYLPRKYRVFIEFIYTALFKRWGSQVLEVPEFIGQQEPNNPRST comes from the coding sequence ATGGATCTCAATCGTGTGCAGATATTTGCCCAAGTGGTCGAGCAAGGCAGCTTCACTGGCGCCGCTAAGGCCCTTGGTTTAACTAAGGCCACTGTCAGCCGCAAGATTGCCGAACTGGAGTCAGATACTGGTACCCAATTGTTATTCCGAACGACCCGCGCCCTCAAACTCACCGAGGCGGGATCGAGTTACTACAATCGGATCAATAAGATCTTGAGCGATCTGCAGAGCGCCGAAAATCAACTCAGCGCCCATCAGCAATTGATTAAAGGCAACCTAAAAATAGTGTGCCCCATCGAATTAGGCCAATTGTTCCTCGGACCTATCTTCGCCCAGTTTTTAACCCTTTATCCCGATATCACCATTGAGGCTGAGCTCACTAACCGTAAGGTGGATGTGATAGAAGAAGGTATCGATTTGTTATTCCAAATCGCCGACTCGAGCGATACTCGTCTGCAGAGTTATTCCTTAGTTAACGCCTACAAATCCTTGATGGCAAGCCCAAGTTATTTAGCCGAACATGGCACGCCAAAAGTGCCGCAGGACTTAGCCAAGCATAAAGCGATCCGCTTACAGTCGGCGCATATCGAAGGTGCGTGGAAGCTGTTTGATGGCCAGTCTTGGGTGGTGATTGAACCGGTAACCCAACTCACGGTAAACAATGTCACTATTGCCCGCGAAGCCGCCATTGCGGGGCTTGGCATTACGGCCGTGCCGTCGATTATTGCGCAGGAGGCGATAGAGAAAGGCTATTTAGTGCCACTCCTCGACGATTACCCTATGGTGCAAACCAAAGTAGTGCTCAGTTATCCCAAACGGGCGTATTTGCCGCGCAAATACCGTGTCTTTATCGAGTTTATTTATACCGCCCTGTTCAAACGCTGGGGTTCACAGGTATTAGAAGTGCCGGAATTTATTGGCCAGCAAGAACCCAATAACCCTCGTTCGACTTAA
- a CDS encoding sigma-54-dependent transcriptional regulator codes for MLVLDPEQCLPECSEELKQAAWNCVKAVSAAEALVLLQKYELRVAIAFISDTNQTALAKEIAIIQAEYPSLHWIAVTDSALEQHCSWLSAANFVDYYHRPFDWNRFADTLGHAWGMAQLTPSKGGKGPAKVLTTIKGEHPLLQQLRQRLHKFSQSDETVLLSGETGSGKGLCAKTLHSLSKRHEGPFITVNCGALPTGLIHSTLFGHEKGAFTDADKRYIGHLEQAHGGTLFLDEIADLPLDLQVNLLHFLDDKHIMRIGGNAPIKVDCRLLFASHQDLEAAIDEGRFREDLYHRINVLRLHVPSLRQYSDEVMLLAEQFLLEHSDNCTQFHFSDDARCAMKHYNWPGNVRELRNRIRRAMVLTDDCIITAQLLGLDSLTANRTSQDLARCRAEHEAEVLLKAISDHKHNISAAARSLNISRATFYRLLKKCQIKVP; via the coding sequence TTGTTAGTACTCGACCCCGAGCAATGTCTGCCGGAGTGTAGTGAAGAACTGAAACAAGCGGCTTGGAACTGTGTAAAAGCAGTGTCGGCGGCCGAAGCCTTAGTATTGCTGCAAAAATATGAGTTGCGTGTCGCCATTGCCTTTATCAGCGACACTAACCAAACTGCGCTGGCGAAAGAAATTGCCATTATTCAAGCCGAATATCCCTCCTTGCATTGGATTGCCGTTACCGATAGCGCCTTGGAGCAGCATTGCAGCTGGCTCAGCGCCGCTAATTTTGTTGATTATTACCATCGCCCATTTGATTGGAATCGCTTTGCCGATACCCTTGGACACGCTTGGGGCATGGCGCAGTTGACGCCATCGAAAGGAGGGAAGGGACCTGCAAAGGTTTTAACGACAATTAAGGGGGAGCATCCCTTATTGCAACAGCTGCGTCAGCGGCTGCATAAATTTAGTCAGTCGGATGAAACCGTATTACTGAGCGGTGAAACGGGCTCAGGCAAAGGACTATGTGCTAAAACCTTACATAGTTTATCTAAAAGGCACGAAGGGCCATTTATCACAGTCAATTGTGGCGCGCTGCCTACAGGGCTTATCCATTCCACCCTCTTTGGCCATGAGAAAGGCGCCTTTACCGACGCCGATAAACGGTATATCGGTCATTTAGAGCAGGCCCATGGTGGGACACTGTTTTTAGATGAAATTGCAGATCTCCCCTTAGACTTACAGGTCAACTTACTGCACTTTTTGGACGATAAACACATTATGCGAATCGGCGGTAATGCGCCCATAAAAGTGGATTGCCGTTTGTTATTTGCCTCCCACCAAGATTTAGAGGCTGCGATTGACGAAGGCCGTTTTCGTGAGGATTTATATCACCGTATCAATGTTTTACGCCTGCATGTGCCAAGTTTGAGACAGTATAGCGACGAGGTCATGCTGCTCGCCGAACAATTCTTGCTAGAACATTCGGACAACTGTACTCAGTTTCATTTTAGTGACGATGCCCGCTGTGCGATGAAACACTACAATTGGCCGGGCAATGTGCGCGAGCTGCGTAACCGGATCCGCCGAGCCATGGTTTTAACCGATGACTGCATTATTACTGCGCAGTTGTTAGGGCTAGATTCACTCACTGCAAACCGTACCAGCCAAGATCTCGCGCGCTGCCGCGCAGAGCATGAGGCTGAAGTATTACTGAAAGCCATTAGCGATCATAAACATAATATTTCCGCCGCCGCCCGCTCATTAAATATCTCCAGAGCGACCTTCTATCGACTCCTGAAAAAGTGTCAGATCAAGGTGCCTTAG
- a CDS encoding DHA2 family efflux MFS transporter permease subunit, with protein MSTIAAAPEAIAAGAIPSEYERGSRRSWIAVFGGLIGAFMAILDIQITNASMKEIQGSLGATLEEGSWISTAYLVAEMIAIPLSGWLSTGLSVRRYLLWTTAAFIFASILCSISWNLEAMIAFRALQGFFGGALIPLAFRLILEFLPENKRAVGMALFGVTATFAPSIGPTLGGWLTEHFSWHYLFYINVPPGLLVMAMLAYGLEKRPVVWDKLKNADLAGIVTMALGMGCLEVVLEEGNRKDWFGSDLIRNLAIIAAVNLVLFVWIQLKRKDPLVNLRLLGKRDFVLSTIAYFLLGMALFGAIYLIPLYLSQVHDYTPLEIGEVIMWMGFPQLLVLPLVPRLMQRFDGRYLAAFGFFMFALSYYMNSQMTADYAGPQMIASQVVRALGQPFILVPIGMLATAHLKPHENPSASTVLNVMRNLGGAFGIALVATLTDNLARSHLAHVKESLPAVSTQAQEYLNQSASMLQQGGSDPYTASMQAKALLGQTMSQQAYIQAYNDVFLIMGALLLIAVVAVLLIRKPQGPVAHDAVVE; from the coding sequence ATGAGCACAATTGCTGCGGCACCTGAGGCTATCGCCGCGGGGGCTATACCGAGCGAATATGAGCGCGGTAGTCGCCGTTCATGGATTGCCGTTTTCGGTGGTTTGATTGGCGCCTTTATGGCGATCCTCGATATTCAAATCACCAATGCCTCGATGAAGGAAATCCAAGGCAGCCTCGGCGCGACGCTGGAGGAGGGCAGTTGGATTTCAACGGCTTATCTGGTTGCCGAGATGATTGCGATCCCGCTCTCGGGCTGGTTAAGCACAGGGCTTTCGGTCAGGCGTTATCTGCTGTGGACCACTGCTGCCTTTATCTTTGCTTCTATCCTGTGTTCGATTTCGTGGAACCTCGAAGCTATGATCGCCTTTCGGGCGTTGCAGGGCTTCTTTGGTGGCGCGCTGATCCCGCTGGCCTTTCGGTTGATCTTAGAATTTTTACCCGAGAATAAACGTGCCGTGGGGATGGCGTTATTCGGGGTGACTGCGACGTTTGCACCCTCGATTGGGCCAACTCTAGGTGGTTGGTTAACTGAGCATTTTAGCTGGCATTACCTGTTTTATATCAACGTGCCGCCTGGATTGCTGGTAATGGCGATGTTGGCCTATGGCCTCGAAAAGCGCCCTGTGGTGTGGGACAAACTGAAAAATGCCGACTTAGCGGGCATTGTCACTATGGCGTTAGGCATGGGCTGCCTCGAGGTTGTGCTTGAGGAAGGCAATCGTAAAGATTGGTTTGGCTCGGATTTGATCCGCAATCTCGCCATCATTGCCGCAGTGAATTTAGTGCTGTTTGTGTGGATCCAGCTTAAGCGTAAAGATCCTTTAGTGAATTTGCGCCTGCTCGGTAAACGCGATTTTGTGCTTTCGACCATAGCTTACTTTTTGCTGGGGATGGCACTCTTTGGTGCTATCTATTTGATCCCACTTTATTTGTCCCAAGTGCATGATTACACTCCGCTGGAAATTGGCGAAGTTATTATGTGGATGGGCTTCCCGCAGCTATTGGTATTACCATTAGTGCCGCGGTTAATGCAACGTTTCGACGGGCGTTACTTAGCCGCCTTCGGCTTTTTTATGTTTGCCCTCAGTTATTACATGAATAGCCAAATGACCGCCGATTACGCCGGGCCGCAGATGATCGCCTCCCAAGTGGTGCGCGCCTTAGGCCAGCCCTTTATCTTAGTGCCCATTGGCATGTTGGCGACGGCCCATTTAAAGCCCCACGAGAATCCTTCGGCTTCGACCGTGCTGAACGTGATGCGTAACTTAGGTGGCGCCTTTGGTATCGCGCTGGTGGCGACCTTAACCGATAACTTGGCCCGCAGCCATTTGGCCCATGTGAAGGAGTCTCTGCCTGCGGTCAGCACGCAGGCGCAGGAGTATTTGAATCAGAGCGCCAGTATGTTGCAACAGGGCGGCTCGGATCCCTATACCGCCTCCATGCAGGCCAAGGCGCTATTAGGGCAAACCATGAGTCAGCAGGCCTATATTCAAGCCTATAACGATGTGTTTCTGATTATGGGTGCCCTGTTGTTAATTGCCGTGGTGGCTGTGCTGCTTATCCGTAAACCTCAAGGGCCTGTCGCCCACGATGCGGTTGTCGAATAA
- a CDS encoding antibiotic biosynthesis monooxygenase family protein, whose translation MIAVIFEVVPTKEGKEEYLHVAAEMRQYLEGRQGLISIERFQSLTDDGKVLSLSFWDDMASITQWRNQMAHSIAEQSGIVPCLFNSYRIRVAEVVQDYSETVHDVPE comes from the coding sequence ATGATCGCAGTCATTTTTGAAGTCGTGCCCACGAAAGAAGGCAAGGAAGAATATCTGCACGTGGCCGCTGAGATGCGCCAATATTTAGAAGGGCGTCAGGGGTTGATTTCAATTGAACGGTTTCAGAGCTTAACCGACGATGGCAAGGTGCTGAGCCTGTCGTTTTGGGATGATATGGCCTCTATTACCCAATGGCGTAATCAAATGGCCCACAGCATTGCTGAGCAATCTGGCATTGTGCCTTGCTTATTTAACTCTTATCGCATCCGTGTTGCCGAAGTGGTGCAAGACTATAGCGAAACAGTGCACGACGTGCCCGAGTAA
- a CDS encoding GNAT family N-acetyltransferase → MSIQDSVEWQNLKFNQLTANTLYDILKLRVDVFVVEQACAYPELDDKDRHPETQHLIGLSPAGELLTYARILPPGLSYPEASIGRVVVSPAGRGKGLAMPLMQRAIESALSTWPAAGIQIGAQDYLKSFYQKLGFSACSEMYLEDGIPHIDMRYQPK, encoded by the coding sequence ATGTCGATACAAGATTCAGTCGAGTGGCAAAATCTTAAATTTAATCAATTAACTGCTAACACTTTGTATGACATTCTCAAACTGAGAGTCGATGTGTTTGTGGTTGAGCAAGCCTGTGCTTACCCAGAGCTTGACGATAAAGATAGGCACCCTGAAACCCAGCATTTAATTGGCCTATCGCCCGCTGGCGAGTTACTCACCTATGCCCGCATTTTACCTCCGGGGCTGAGTTATCCCGAGGCCAGTATTGGCCGAGTCGTTGTGTCTCCTGCTGGACGAGGCAAAGGGTTGGCTATGCCTTTGATGCAACGGGCGATTGAATCGGCGCTCAGCACTTGGCCTGCTGCGGGTATCCAAATTGGTGCTCAGGATTATCTGAAAAGCTTCTACCAAAAACTCGGGTTTAGCGCCTGTTCCGAAATGTATTTGGAAGATGGTATTCCCCATATTGATATGCGCTATCAGCCTAAGTGA
- a CDS encoding HlyD family secretion protein has product MSKSKLIIAVPLLLAAVAGGGYYWWTQVRFIETTDNAYVEADISHVSVKVPGYVVLSDVTDNQHVRKGELLAQLEDNQFSAKVSQAEASLASAKADLQTLAAKVELQHALISQASAGVVAAQADKLRAEQQLTRAKKLKVSNYSSQDDVDQLQAGFDSAAAGLDEAKALLVAKERELAVFNAQLNQAGSVVEQSNAALELAKIQLNDTRVTAPFSGVIGKRGAMVGQYVQPGQALYSLVPDGAVWITANFKETQIQHMQPGQSVQVSLDAFPDKTFTGVIDSLSPASGAKFSLLPAENATGNFTKIVQRIPVRIRLDLSAEEARVVPGLSAVVKVDTASHPTTAIAANVGR; this is encoded by the coding sequence ATGTCCAAAAGTAAACTCATCATCGCCGTTCCACTATTGCTCGCTGCCGTTGCGGGTGGCGGTTATTACTGGTGGACGCAGGTTCGTTTTATCGAAACCACTGACAACGCCTATGTCGAGGCCGATATCTCCCATGTGAGCGTGAAAGTCCCTGGTTATGTGGTGTTATCCGATGTGACCGATAACCAACATGTGCGCAAAGGCGAGTTATTGGCGCAACTAGAAGATAATCAGTTTAGCGCTAAAGTCAGCCAAGCCGAGGCGTCACTCGCCAGTGCTAAGGCCGATCTGCAAACCTTAGCCGCTAAGGTGGAATTGCAGCACGCGTTGATCAGCCAAGCGAGTGCGGGGGTGGTCGCGGCGCAGGCCGACAAACTGCGTGCCGAGCAACAGTTAACTCGTGCTAAAAAGTTAAAAGTCAGCAACTACAGCTCGCAGGACGATGTCGACCAATTACAGGCTGGTTTTGATTCCGCCGCAGCTGGGTTGGATGAAGCCAAAGCACTGTTAGTGGCTAAAGAGCGTGAGCTGGCTGTATTCAATGCCCAGCTGAATCAAGCAGGCTCTGTTGTTGAACAGTCGAATGCGGCATTGGAGCTGGCTAAAATTCAGCTTAATGATACCCGCGTGACCGCACCTTTCTCTGGGGTGATTGGTAAACGCGGCGCTATGGTGGGGCAATATGTGCAACCCGGCCAGGCACTCTACAGTTTGGTTCCGGATGGGGCTGTGTGGATCACGGCGAACTTTAAAGAAACCCAAATCCAACATATGCAACCCGGACAGTCGGTGCAGGTCAGTCTCGATGCGTTTCCCGACAAAACCTTTACAGGTGTTATCGATAGTCTGTCACCGGCGTCCGGAGCCAAATTTAGTCTGCTGCCCGCCGAAAATGCCACGGGTAACTTCACTAAAATCGTGCAACGTATCCCTGTGCGGATCCGTTTAGATCTCTCAGCAGAAGAGGCGCGTGTCGTCCCCGGTTTAAGTGCTGTGGTCAAGGTCGATACTGCGTCGCATCCGACGACAGCCATCGCTGCTAACGTCGGTCGCTAA